A single genomic interval of Musa acuminata AAA Group cultivar baxijiao chromosome BXJ3-4, Cavendish_Baxijiao_AAA, whole genome shotgun sequence harbors:
- the LOC103982000 gene encoding syntaxin-43-like, translating into MTTRNRTPLYKKYRDALRSVRVPMASFSPSHAGPSSSASASSSAGRGGPVIEMVSTSLLHPNRSYAPVSTEDPGNSSRGHIMVGLPPAWVDLSEEISANMQRARTKISELVKVHEKALMPSFGDGKEDQHAIEVLTHEITDLLKRSEKRLMKLSPSGPSEESNVRRNVQRSLATDLQNLSMQLRKKQSIYLKRLREQKEGQDGLDFDMNINGTMSNMEDDVFVDVGFSEHQMSQLKRNEAFTREREREIAQVVESVNELAQIMKDLSVLVIDQGTIIDRIEYNIQNVASTVEEGYKQLQKAERTQRKGGMVMCATILVIMCFVMLVLLVLKEIFF; encoded by the exons ATGACGACAAGGAATCGGACGCCACTGTACAAGAAGTACCGCGACGCCTTACGAAGCGTTCGGGTGCCGATGGCCTCTTTTTCTCCCTCCCATGCTGGCCCTTCCTCATCTGCGTCGGCCTCTTCTTCGGCGGGGCGTGGTGGTCCGGTAATCGAAATGGTGAGCACTTCGCTTCTCCATCCCAATCGGTCTTATGCTCCCGTTAGCACGGAAGACCCGGGCAATTCCAG TAGAGGGCATATTATGGTTGGTTTACCTCCAGCATGGGTGGATCTTTCTGAAGAAATATCTGCAAATATGCAACGTGCTCGAACAAAAATATCAGAGTTAGTCAAAGTTCATGAGAAGGCCTTAATGCCTTCTTTTGGAGATGGAAAAGAAGACCAACATGCAATTGAGGTTCTTACCCATGAAATAACAGATTTATTGAAGCGATCTGAGAAACGACTGATGAAGTTATCTCCTAGTGGGCCTTCTGAAGAGTCAAATGTTAGAAGGAATGTTCAG AGATCACTTGCAACAGATCTTCAGAATCTCTCAATGCAGCTGCGAAAAAAGCAGTCAATTTATTTAAAGCGTCTCAGAGAGCAAAAGGAG GGTCAAGATGGCTTGGATTTTGATATGAATATAAATGGAACTATGTCTAACATGGAAGATGATGTATTTGTTGATGTG GGCTTCAGTGAACATCAGATGTCTCAACTGAAAAGAAATGAGGCATTtacaagagagagggagagagaaattGCACAG GTTGTGGAATCAGTAAACGAACTTGCACAGATAATGAAGGATCTCTCTGTCCTTGTGATAGATCAG GGAACAATCATTGATCGAATCGAGTATAATATTCAGAATGTCGCATCCACAGTGGAAGAGGGCTACAAGCAGTTACAGAAG GCAGAGAGAACACAGAGAAAAGGAGGAATGGTTATGTGTGCTACCATCCTTGTGATAATGTGCTTCGTTATGCTAGTCCTCCTAGTACTAAAGGAGATATTCTTCTGA
- the LOC103982001 gene encoding probable methyltransferase PMT20 isoform X5: MERHCPQITVRNECLIPPPDGYKPPIRWPKSKDQCWYRNVPYDWISNKKSTQHWLRKEGDKFFFPGGGTMFPNGVNSYVKLMQKLIPGMKNGTIRTAIDTGCGVASWGGDLLDHGILTVSLAPRDNHEAQVQFALERGIPAILGIISTQRLPFPSNSFDMAHCSRCLIPWTEYDGIYLLEVHRILRPGGFWVLSGPPINYEHRWRGWNTTLEEQKSDYDKLKKLLTSMCFTLYDKMDDIAVWQKSLDSSCYDRLTSLSYPPKCDYSSDPDSAWYTPLQPCLSIPSQKFKKLGLNSVPKWPNRLHVRPERISMIFNGNSGGFKHDNSRWKVRVKHYKALLPALGSDEIRNVMDMNTLYGGFATSLIDSPLWVMNVVSSYGPNSLGVVYDRGLIGTYHDWCEPFSTYPRTYDLLHLDGLFTAESHRCEMKYVLLEMDRILRPNGYAIIRESYYFIDAIATIAKGMRWDCEKQGTEYIVSKEKLLVCQKKLWHANHSRE; the protein is encoded by the exons ATGGAACGCCATTGTCCACAAATCACTGTCAGAAATGAATGCTTGATTCCTCCTCCTGATGGATATAAGCCACCAATTAGATGGCCAAAAAGCAAAGATCAATGTTGGTACAG GAATGTTCCCTATGACTGGATAAGCAATAAGAAATCAACTCAACACTGGCTCAGAAAAGAAGGTGACAAATTCTTCTTTCCAGGTGGAGGTACCATGTTTCCTAATGGAGTTAATTCATATGTTaaattgatgcaaaagctgattcctgGAATGAAGAACGGAACTATCCGAACTGCCATTGATACTGGATGTGGT GTTGCAAGCTGGGGAGGTGATTtattagatcatggcattttaactGTTTCTCTTGCACCTAGAGATAATCATGAGGCTCAAGTACAGTTTGCCCTTGAACGTGGCATTCCAGCAATCTTAGGCATCATTTCAACTCAGCGTCTTCCATTCCCTTCTAATTCATTTGATATGGCTCACTGCTCCAGATGTCTTATACCATGGACAGAATATG ATGGTATTTACCTACTGGAAGTACACCGAATACTTAGACCTGGGGGCTTCTGGGTGCTCTCAGGACCACCTATAAACTACGAACACAGATGGCGTGGGTGGAACACAACATTGGAGGAACAGAAGTCAGACTATGATAAATTGAAGAAGTTGCTAACTAGCATGTGCTTCACACTCTACGATAAAATGGATGACATTGCTGTGTGGCAGAAGTCTCTAGATAGTAGCTGCTACGATAGACTCACTTCATTATCTTACCCACCTAAATGTGATTATAGCTCAGATCCAGATTCAGCATGGTATACTCCACTGCAACCTTGTCTGAGTATTCCAAGCCAAAAGTTTAAGAAATTGGGACTGAACTCTGTACCAAAATGGCCAAATCGGTTGCATGTACGCCCAGAGCGTATTTCTATGATTTTCAATGGAAACTCTGGTGGTTTCAAGCATGATAACAGTAGATGGAAGGTGAGGGTGAAACACTACAAAGCATTACTTCCTGCTCTTGGAAGTGATGAAATCCGAAATGTTATGGATATGAATACATTGTACGGAGGGTTTGCAACATCTCTTATTGATTCTCCATTATGGGTCATGAATGTTGTCTCCTCTTATGGTCCAAATTCACTTGGAGTGGTCTATGATAGGGGACTAATTGGCACCTATCATGACTG GTGTGAGCCATTCTCAACGTATCCTCGTACATATGACCTGTTGCATCTGGATGGCCTATTTACTGCTGAAAGTCACAG ATGTGAAATGAAATATGTGCTCCTTGAGATGGACCGTATCCTACGTCCAAATGGGTATGCGATAATCCGTGAATCATACTATTTCATCGATGCTATAGCAACCATTGCCAAAGGAATGAGATGGGATTGTGAGAAACAAGGCACAGAATACATCGTGTCAAAGGAGAAACTGTTGGTTTGTCAGAAGAAGCTTTGGCATGCCAACCACAGTCGGGAATGA
- the LOC103982001 gene encoding probable methyltransferase PMT20 isoform X4 codes for MRWKKYGNYRLSFMERHCPQITVRNECLIPPPDGYKPPIRWPKSKDQCWYRNVPYDWISNKKSTQHWLRKEGDKFFFPGGGTMFPNGVNSYVKLMQKLIPGMKNGTIRTAIDTGCGVASWGGDLLDHGILTVSLAPRDNHEAQVQFALERGIPAILGIISTQRLPFPSNSFDMAHCSRCLIPWTEYDGIYLLEVHRILRPGGFWVLSGPPINYEHRWRGWNTTLEEQKSDYDKLKKLLTSMCFTLYDKMDDIAVWQKSLDSSCYDRLTSLSYPPKCDYSSDPDSAWYTPLQPCLSIPSQKFKKLGLNSVPKWPNRLHVRPERISMIFNGNSGGFKHDNSRWKVRVKHYKALLPALGSDEIRNVMDMNTLYGGFATSLIDSPLWVMNVVSSYGPNSLGVVYDRGLIGTYHDWCEPFSTYPRTYDLLHLDGLFTAESHRCEMKYVLLEMDRILRPNGYAIIRESYYFIDAIATIAKGMRWDCEKQGTEYIVSKEKLLVCQKKLWHANHSRE; via the exons aGATGGAAGAAGTATGGAAATTACAGACTTAGTTTTATGGAACGCCATTGTCCACAAATCACTGTCAGAAATGAATGCTTGATTCCTCCTCCTGATGGATATAAGCCACCAATTAGATGGCCAAAAAGCAAAGATCAATGTTGGTACAG GAATGTTCCCTATGACTGGATAAGCAATAAGAAATCAACTCAACACTGGCTCAGAAAAGAAGGTGACAAATTCTTCTTTCCAGGTGGAGGTACCATGTTTCCTAATGGAGTTAATTCATATGTTaaattgatgcaaaagctgattcctgGAATGAAGAACGGAACTATCCGAACTGCCATTGATACTGGATGTGGT GTTGCAAGCTGGGGAGGTGATTtattagatcatggcattttaactGTTTCTCTTGCACCTAGAGATAATCATGAGGCTCAAGTACAGTTTGCCCTTGAACGTGGCATTCCAGCAATCTTAGGCATCATTTCAACTCAGCGTCTTCCATTCCCTTCTAATTCATTTGATATGGCTCACTGCTCCAGATGTCTTATACCATGGACAGAATATG ATGGTATTTACCTACTGGAAGTACACCGAATACTTAGACCTGGGGGCTTCTGGGTGCTCTCAGGACCACCTATAAACTACGAACACAGATGGCGTGGGTGGAACACAACATTGGAGGAACAGAAGTCAGACTATGATAAATTGAAGAAGTTGCTAACTAGCATGTGCTTCACACTCTACGATAAAATGGATGACATTGCTGTGTGGCAGAAGTCTCTAGATAGTAGCTGCTACGATAGACTCACTTCATTATCTTACCCACCTAAATGTGATTATAGCTCAGATCCAGATTCAGCATGGTATACTCCACTGCAACCTTGTCTGAGTATTCCAAGCCAAAAGTTTAAGAAATTGGGACTGAACTCTGTACCAAAATGGCCAAATCGGTTGCATGTACGCCCAGAGCGTATTTCTATGATTTTCAATGGAAACTCTGGTGGTTTCAAGCATGATAACAGTAGATGGAAGGTGAGGGTGAAACACTACAAAGCATTACTTCCTGCTCTTGGAAGTGATGAAATCCGAAATGTTATGGATATGAATACATTGTACGGAGGGTTTGCAACATCTCTTATTGATTCTCCATTATGGGTCATGAATGTTGTCTCCTCTTATGGTCCAAATTCACTTGGAGTGGTCTATGATAGGGGACTAATTGGCACCTATCATGACTG GTGTGAGCCATTCTCAACGTATCCTCGTACATATGACCTGTTGCATCTGGATGGCCTATTTACTGCTGAAAGTCACAG ATGTGAAATGAAATATGTGCTCCTTGAGATGGACCGTATCCTACGTCCAAATGGGTATGCGATAATCCGTGAATCATACTATTTCATCGATGCTATAGCAACCATTGCCAAAGGAATGAGATGGGATTGTGAGAAACAAGGCACAGAATACATCGTGTCAAAGGAGAAACTGTTGGTTTGTCAGAAGAAGCTTTGGCATGCCAACCACAGTCGGGAATGA